The DNA segment TCTCCAGTTTAAACAATACCTTACAACATGAGAACAACACAAACATTCATCAAAAAACAATTATGAGAAACCGAAACCCATTTTTAGACATGTTGGAATTTGCATTTGCTTGTGTTGCTCAGACTTAGGAATTTCTTTAACCATTCATGCAGGCTGAACTCAGTGGCACGTGAAGAGCTTCAAAAATAGCTTGAAAACAAAGCTTGAAAACAGAGTTTCAAAACAGAGCTTCAAAACATAGCTTCAAGCATCCAATACATTCAAAGCACAATCCAAACGGTGATTTCTTACCACACGGTGAAGAAGAAGACCCACACGGTAAAGTactgtgaagaagaagatgaagacccACACAGTAAAGTACtgcgaagaagaagatgaagacccACACGGTGATTTCTTACCAATTTGCTTCCAGACGACGACACCAAAGATTGTGATGCAAAGATCTAGTTTTTTCCACTTTGTTTCAACAATCAAAACACAATAATGTGaagtaagaagaaaaaaatccaatttttttacttttccacAGAGCTCAGAATGGTATTTCGTTTCTTCCTAAAGTagaaacttgaagaagaagctaatATTTCATCTTTCCAGCTTTTATGCTGAGTTttcgtttgtttgtttgtttgtttgtttgtttgtttgttttttttttttttttttttttttttttttttttctgacgTGGCCTGACGCCACGTCAGCCAACTGCGCCTCGCTTGTATTTGACGACTGCCTGTAGAACTATTGATTTCAAAAATAGTCTTTTTTAGCAGCAACTGACATGTCGCCACGAATATCTATATTTGATGCGGTGAGTCGAATATCTAATATTTGATGCGGTGAGTCGAGAAGTATGTTTATCATAACAGGGTTTGTTAAGTAATTAGTGAgcttagaaatattttaatcaaaaaaattataaaaataaatttataaattgacgtaatatattagattgtaaaattttatttaatataaaatagatctatcTGCTTAAGGAAGAGAAGAAAGACCTGCttaaagaaaggaagaagaaattaaaatcaatgaaGAACATTCTGATCAAATGTTCTTAAATAAAGGAAGAATCTTCTTCTGTGAATGACTAATTGCGTGCTTTCGTAATCACTGAACGTGCGTTGCGAATGGACTCATTGCAATCAATTCAGAAATCGCTTCGCTAGGACACGCGCGGGGCAAGGGTGCTCGTAGATCACTTGCTCGTTACAATctaatttattgaataaaattttacaatctaatatattacgtcaatttataaatttatttttgtaaaatcttaTTGTAATTGTATCACTTTTCGAATTGGTTTTGTAATCAGTGGTACTTAAAAGATGCATagaatagaaaacaaaataaaattttctttgaaaaaatacaaTCCACAAGGAAAACACCCGAAGCCCCTCGATCCGAACGTATACATTGGGAGAGagtttttgtttggaaaatgattgGGTGACTCCATATGTGCAATTCTAAGGACACAACCTAAATGtgctttcttatttattttaatatttttaatagttgaggaagtgattattagtgattttgtcaatttttttaataattaagaaatttaaaagaaaaaaagaaagaaaaagaaaaaagaaaaaattggacTAAGGGGCATATTTGAAGTGCACGTATGAAAGTCATCCTCTGATGAGAAGTGAGAAGTGAGAAGTGGTTTCCTTCGCCAAAATCGGGGGAGTTTGGGGACAGAGGGACAAATGAAATCGAATCCCACAGGCCTTAGACCTCTAATCCCAAGGACCCAAGTTAACTTAAGACAAACTCAATCGCCTCGTTGACATCGAAGACTTTAATTTCCTCATTCAAGACGTTGAGATGAGAAAGCTCGATCTACACAGCACATTTAAAGCTTCTgcttttcaacttttttgtgCCCTCTGGCCTCTGGTTTTTAGGAGCCTTTTTTCcgttctcttttatttttacagcTGGTGGTCATGTCGTACTCCGAGTTAAACAACGTACTAACTCGGTGACATAGCCGAGCGAACTGATCATGCACCATGCATGTTGAACTCGCGACTTTTTGTTACGATCCCGAGGCTAAATATTTAACTAAATTAATGTTCAACAGCCTTAAAACTTCTTACTCAATAGTTCGGCAAAGAGGCGTAGTACCGCATGCAAAGCATGAGATATCCACTTGGCCTCCTCCATTAATGGACCATTAATATAAGAGGTACGTTTATATCCTTAACAAATATTGCGGCCGGGAAAGATAAAAGTGCAGTTATCTGTTGAATCAGATCACATTCAAACTACGTGTGCATAAAGAGACCAGACACAAAAAAttgagagaaaacagagaggCCCGAGGGAGTTAATTCCTCCTTTGATTTCTCCATTAATTCTCCGTCACTATTTTGGCTGTCGGACTGACTGGCTAGTTagtatttcttttctcttttttctttttctttgctgGAACCGCCTTAATTCTTCTCCAATACCCATGTAAAGGCAGTTGATCATGATGAATATTGGCTGACCTCAGCAAAGACATTAAATTGTACGTtgcatcaataataataatgttaataaTTATCATATGAGCATGCATGCAATGAGATCACTCGATATGCTGTATATAGGGACCGTTCGTTGCATACTAGAATGGTAGAACATTAACTTTGCTCGGTGGACAGATTTTTGTAGGGCCAGTTATAAATTATTATCGCTACCGACCAAAAGAAAAcatattcattctgtacaaaaCAACATGATTATGACACACTCTTGAATTCAAGGAAAGAAAATTGGGTGATTAATTGATGATCAGGCTTCTTACAGTGTGCACAAGGTAGATCGGTTGAAGTTCTGCAGAAAAAGCCCGACAGATGATCAGGGAAAAAAATGCTTATAGATCAATTGTCTTTTTCGAGATATTGTGATAGATAGCTCCGGCCactatcattaattaattactggAAATGCCCGCGCGCCCACAGCTAGCTGcatcaatattttctaatttcttacgAGCAAAAGACGTACGTACGTGGGCTTCCGACCATCTGAGAGTCAAAGTAGCGAGCCGTTCGGCGACCGCAGCGCGGTCGTCTCCTCTCCTTGGTTTAGCCCATGCATGCAGTTCAATTTACAAGATTaatgcatgtgtattttatatttttttataattattaacctTTTCGGCTTGCCTTTTCTCCACGCTAGCTTGTTATCACCTGCATGATGCATCcccataaattaaataaatagttaTTCGCAGCAGTACCTACCCTACATAATGCagaaaacaataatattataaaacagcTAGCAATAGTTCCTTACAAGCACGCTTTCTTTTGCAATCACAAGCAAACATCCCCCACGAACTTCTTTCTTTCCCCtccatataattaatatatagcatttatatatatatttgctatcttattttcatatatatatacacttcaTGATGTTTATGTTCCTTGTGAATGGGATCGAAGACGTACAGATAGGAAGAGCTCAAAGATCCATATTTCGTCAGGGAGTGAATTGAAGAACAAGGAATCTCGTCTCTGGACTAGAGACCATCAGATGCATGGCCTTGAAAAAGGAGAAGGACAGCACAATTTTAGGGTGGTTTCAGAACCTCCTCACCTGATCCCTTCCGACATTTGTGTGCGTTGTCTCTCATGCACACATGCACTGCCatcatttatgtatttttaaccAAAACTACACTTGCAGAGTATAGTACACTGTACGCCCACCACCCTAGTGGGATCTAGTCCGATCCCCACCCAAGTTTTGCCCCACACACacgtactctctctctctctctctctctctctctctctctctctctcgttttctTCATGAATTCCTTCTCTTTCTAACTCAAATCCCCCGAGTACAAAATCCTTTTCAGCATCTTGGTTATATATCCTCGAAAAGGCGAGCACGCAACTATTTCTCATCCATATATAACTTAtcctatcaatatatatataaaaaaaaaagggagaatgAATAGTTTTGATTCTCAGAGACAAGATTCCTTGAAAAGGAGATGGCTAGAAATGAGAAATGTCAGTTCAACTCCAACTTCTTCCGGAGCGGACGTGGGAAACCTTAAAAACAATCCTCGAGGCTTCCTCGGACCTGATGATGATCTTGTCTCCAATGTAGTCCCGCCGGTGACAATTGTGCTCGAAGGTCGTTCGATCTGCCACCGCATTAGTCTTCATAAGCATGCAAGTTACCATAGCCTAGCTAAGGCCCTGAGGCAGATGTTTGTGGATGGTGCAGATCCTGGACTCACTTCGGAGAATGAGCTTGATCTGTCTAATGCCATTCCCGGGCATCTCATCGCTTATGAAGACATAGAAAATGATCTTCTTCTCGCCGGGGACCTCAGTTGGAAGTACGTTATTTATTGCCttctttttcccttcatttATCATTAAAAGTAACTTAGCCTCAAATTGAAATACAATGACGGGAGAAAGAAATTAAAGGAGAACAGATCAAAAACTATTTTCCTTGACgttttactcatatatatatatatatatttatatttatataggtTGTGAAGAACGAGTTTTGCACAGTCGACACTGAAGgctaattttaatttgtttttctaaaaGACAGTACTTTATCGAAACTATCCTTACTAAAGTCATGTTCATGTGAAAAATGCTAAAACTAGTTTTCTGGAAAAACATAGTCTTCTCTGAGTACTATGATCACTCTCTCCCTGATCTCTCTGTAATGTGTAAACAGGGACTTCGTACGTGTGGCGAAGAGAATTCGAATACTGCCAGTGAAGTCAAATTCAAGGAAGGGAATATAGCAATTTGCTGGTGTTTAGCGTTTTGTGGACTTGCGATTTTAAATCGAAAACTTAATTTGGGAATTGCATGGAATGTCATTGTCATTAGTTCTTGATTTCCAAATGTAATGCTCCTTATAATTTCCGAGTATCATGATGAATAAAAGTGATCTTCTTCCTAGATTTTGGTCTATTCGATCTCATGAAAGTTGCTCTTTCTTTCCACCTATAGAGGGGGAGAGTTCGTACGTGCCCTTCAAACTTTCCAAGGGTCTTTTCTGGCTTTACTGGAAAATATGTcttccattgatttttttcgCCTAAGCACGAAATTAATTAAGCATCTGTCTCCTGATCATTTGAAGGAAATCAAATATTTGAACCGAACCGAGCGAAAAGGAGGAAAATAAAGActcatattttgttttatttaaaaaagatttgATTAAAAGTGCGTTCTATcgataattaattaatcaagaTTAGGCAATGGGGACTTCCTGCCattaagtgcatgtttggaTTGCGATAGAAAACTTACTTTATAGTTTTATGGCTTATAATTTATGATTTAAATAATaagctttattaataaaaatttatttactatttagtaaccatatgtttaaatTAAAGCATTTTCAATCACGTTacatttgtttggaaaaaaatttaaaaaatatttttttgaattaggAATGatgatcatttaattttttaaaatattataaccttatccttaaaaatttaaaagttgtaattatctgaaTGTTATATGAGTATTTTTgcccattgatttttttttttttaaatttgaattacaTTCCAGATTATTTGGAGAAGCGCATTTAAggaaaaaatgtttttcttgaaacgaacttttcaacttatttgagattaaaaaatattttaatatgtaatatttaaacaacctattttttctattaaaataattttaaatctatttaaacactttttaaaactcCTAACGCAACACTACAGAGTGCATGTTTGGAATTGCGGTaggaaatataacttatactttTAGGGCTTATAGTTTATAACCGTAGTAAtaaattctactattaaaaatttatttttaatttggtaaccatatgtttaaagTACTTTCAAACACATtacatttatttgaaaataaattaaaaaaatactttctttggtagaaatgatgattatttgaatctttaaagattatgaccatagttttgaaagtttgaaaattataattatctttAAATTGTATGGGTATTTTCGTCTATTGACAAtctttttaaaacttaaattacGTTCCACATTATTTGAAAAAGCACATTTGAGGAAATGATGATTTTCCTCAAACGTACTTTTTAgctgatttaaaattaaaagtttttcGATATGTAATACTCAAACAACTAAACTTTTAATTAAAGAGCTTTTAAGACTATTTCAACACTTTTAAGCAACCCCAAACAATCTCATAGCTCTAAGGTCCAGTCTTTGTTTTAGGCcgcttgatatatatatatatatatatatgactaatgctatatatagtcgTGAAGTATGCAAACGCTgcacaatcactttgaaaaagagtggggtctatgattaaaaatttagtttttttttatgtgggtcccgtattaattcatttttttcaaaaagactgCGCAGTACTTGCACAAtcatgattacaaatatcatttttctatatatattacatatgcTGATCATGTCCCGTACCCAACCTAATTCCTACGATcgattactatatatatatacacgagaAACACATACATTAGCCATTATTCAACCTACATCACACACTTgacatgtatttttttcttcttcttaaaaCGTGCGTTTTGAATCAATCCATGGCATGACCTTCTCTCTTCctcattttctaaaggaaaaatctagttgtaagtacaaatgtgcactaatatgtgcatcaatctaatgtgattgatcgaaaaatagattttattgaaagtaatgctaatttaaattttgaatatgaatgaatcagtattggtacgcagattaatacgcgactttgcttgtacgtagcaaaacgtTTCCCTAAAAGCCATTATACTTTATGTCTCCATCATCTCCTCCTTTCTCCTCAAATCCCCATCTCACCCATACCCTTTTTCCTTAGTCCCCCATAGATTGCTTCTCACCCAAAAATCCCCTTGCTCCAAATCCGTCTCTGATACCCTCCTCAACTACTCCTGCCTATTCAGCCAAAACCCATTTCTTTCTatctcttccctctctctcctcatcATTCTTTTCTTCTACATCCTTATCAAGACCGCACAAGACCACTTCTCCACAGTCACTACCAAACTAGCCCACCAACTAAATCTATCACCAACAATTGGTGTTGTTACTTTATTAACCTTGGGCAATGGAGCTTGTGATGTGTTTTCATTGGTTGTCGCTGTTTGCAGTGGCTACTACCGAAGAGGGGAGAAACTCAGAAGAGCTTGCACGAAGAGGGGAGAAAAGGGCAAGAGAGGAGTGTTCGGGGTGAAAGGGCATTCATTTGGGGCGAGTTTTGAAGagctggttttattttattttatttttgtcagtGATTGGGTCTGACTGCCACGTAAAGTGTGGGGTGTAAAATAGGTTAAGGGTCTGCTGAgaagaataattatatatatagttcaataCTACTAATAagaaatatatcatatatatacatatataataaacacGTGCATTGATAtatggatttttgttttttcactaGTATTATTCAGACATATGGtaactcatttaattattaaccTTAAAGATATAATCAAATTATAGTCCTTAGGCCTAGGCCTCCTAGCTACCATGCATAGTACTTGTAAATATTAAGAGAAATATTCAGTCACgtagaaattttacaaaaggAAATTTATAAGATGACGTTATTTGATATGATACgtcaaattatataattatttttattataaaataaatatataaatatatcatataaagtcACATTAATTTAAACATGTCACATCTAATAAATGATCatctaattataataaatgtatCATATTTTACACACTACAAGAGAAGTGAGCTTTTGTGACCAAACTTTAGTGATTAAAAGGACTATTTCCCACGAAAATCatagaaaatagtcattttgatcattaaattttggtcataaaaattcgtttttcttgtagtgacataGTGTGATGTTAGTAGAATAGTAATGTgatgtataaaattttcttatatatacatatagatattttttgaaaaaatctttttatcatCTCACATCATAcactatacataattttttaattttcaatttttttgttttgccaAATGAGCGGTATTGTATGGATTACCAGTAGAAGAAATCAATTtaagaagataaaataaaataaaattaaaaaaaattaaaaagaaaaataaatatagtgtaCGACTTGTAAAAATAATGAGcagcaaaattattattataattattattattttctcgaTCTATGTCTTCCGTGTTAA comes from the Carya illinoinensis cultivar Pawnee chromosome 8, C.illinoinensisPawnee_v1, whole genome shotgun sequence genome and includes:
- the LOC122319253 gene encoding auxin-responsive protein IAA33-like, with translation MNSFDSQRQDSLKRRWLEMRNVSSTPTSSGADVGNLKNNPRGFLGPDDDLVSNVVPPVTIVLEGRSICHRISLHKHASYHSLAKALRQMFVDGADPGLTSENELDLSNAIPGHLIAYEDIENDLLLAGDLSWKDFVRVAKRIRILPVKSNSRKGI